The sequence below is a genomic window from Candidatus Cloacimonadota bacterium.
TAATCTCTTAGCTCTCTTTCCAAAGAGAGCTTTTTTTGTATCAACTTAATAGACAAATAATTCTGTAACCAGCAAAAATGTAATAATTCTTGACAATTTTAGCGGTTTATAAATGATACATATATCAAATCAATGATAAGGAGTGTTATTATGAAAAGTTTCCTGAAACTTATGACTATAGGTTTAATTTTGGCTACTTTGTTAATTGCTGCATGTTCAAGACCGCCACAACCTGTTTCTCAAGATCAGTATCAAACTGCTGTAAGAGAAGCAAGAGAGGCAGAAGCAACAGCCGACAGCAATCTTCAAGAGAAAAAAGATTTAGAGGCAGAGCTGGCTCGAAAAGAGGCAGAATTAAGATCTCTCAGAGATTATGAAAGAGAATTAGGTCTGTGATAGGGGAGGTAAAGATGAAACATATAATAATAATCACACTCGCAGCTTTATTACTGTTACCTGTTTTGTTGTTTGGACAGTTTACTTACTTAAGTGAAGAAGAATATAGAAGTTTAAGTCGTAGTGAACGTCAGATCTACTCTGAAAACCTAGAACGAGAATATTTAAATCTTCAACAAAGAAAAGCTGATGCTATTGCAGCAAATGAGCAGTATTTAGTCGAAATAGCTGATTTGAGAGCTCGTATCGCTGCAATCGACAGTGAATATGAGATCGTATATAATAGAATTCTTGATGGTCTCGGTATTACCCGCGCTGATGTAGATGCGGCACGTATAAGATTAGAAGAATATAATCGCCGTGTTGATAATTGGAATAGAATGTCTGATACTGAGCTGTGGAATAATGCAACAGCAATCCGCCAGACTATTAATGAGTATGAAGAATTTAAGCAAACTAATGTAGCTAAAGCTCCAGATTTTCGTAACGATATAGTGGAACTTAACCGCAAAATAGTTAATCTAGAAGCTAATTTAGATAGAGTTAGACCGAAATACTATGAAGATTCCTATACGGTTGTTCGTGGTGACTATCTTGCTAAAATAGCTGGTTATAGCTTCATCTATGATGACTCTTCAAAATGGGGAATTATTTATCGTGCCAATCGTGACCAGATTACTGATCCTAATTTGATCTATGTCGATCAAGTTTTGAAAATACCTCGTGGTTTACCTGATACATGGAAAGTTTATCGTGGTGAGAGCTTATGGCGTATAGCTTCTTATCCAGAGGTTTACGGTAAAGGGATCGAATGGCCAAGAATATATCGAGAAAACAGAGATCAAATACAAGATCCTGATTTGATATACCCTAATCAGATATTCCGTATCCCCAGAGATTAAATTTTAAATGTAGATATTTTTTAAGAAGGAAGCCTCTATTATAGGGGCTTCCATTCTTTTATACCCCTATAAGAACGAGAGTAAAATATTGAAACACAGTTGGATCTTCATAATCCTTATTTGCTCAATTATCATCTCCTATCTGTTTTTTGTTTTGCACAGAAATAGTTATGATATATTGGGCTATAGCTATAAGGTCGGACAAATAGCTGATAGAGATGTCATCGCTCCCTTTACTTTTACCGTTTATAAAAGCGCAGAGACCAGAGCACAGGAGCAAGAGATAATAGACACTACCATAGAACCTATATATCGTATTTCTGATGAGATTAAGTACAATGTTATTCAAAGAGTTGATGTATTTATGGAAAGTTTAGCTCTTTTGGATCTCCAAGACTATACAAAAACAAATAACTATCTAAGTCGCCAGTTTGGATTTTCATTGACTCCGGAAATGCTCAATACTCTTACAGATCAGAACAAAAAACTACTGCTCTATGAACATCTTATTCAATCATTTAACAGAGTTATGGATATTGGGGTTTATGATGAAGAAGTCTCATTGCAAACCATCCAGTTGGTACGTAATGATGATGTGAGGAGGTATAGTTTAGATCGGCTCTATAGCCCGTCAGAAGTATCTGCACGAATAATAAATGATATGCCTGATCAACAACTCAAGATAATATTAGCACAAATTCTGCATTATTTTGTTGATTACAATATTGTCATTGATGTTGACAGAATGAACAGATTAAGACAGGAAGCTTATCAAGTTATTGATCCAGTATTAACAGAGGTTTTAGAAAATGAAGAGATCATCAGAAAAAACCGTAGAATAACCGAGACAGACCTCAGAAAACTCGATGCATTGTCTAATGCCTACCGAGAATATATACAAGAGAGCGAATTACCAGACATACTTCTATCAACAATAGCATATTTCTTACTATCTATGTTGTTGATTCTTTCCGGATATTTATTCTTTAGAGTTGCTATTAAGGAGCATTTTAAAGACATAAGACATACTACAATATATGCCATACTTATTTTGATAACCTGTCTATTCGCTTTCGTGGTTGCTATGTTTCCTGTATTACATATCTTGATATTTCCATTTAGCATGTCTGTATTTATCTTTGCCCTGATTTTCTCGCCGTTAGGCGGTTTTATTTTCAATATTGTTGCTTATTTCCTTATTCTACCCTTTTTCAATTGGAATATCATTGACACTTCAATCATATTTTTAGCAACTATGCTGATCATTGTTGTCATGACAAAGATGAAAGATAGCCACGATTTCATACCATTATCGATTTATATCATCTTTTCTTTCTTTATATCATTATCTGTAATTGCTTTGGTGACATCACTTTCGGGAGAAGAATTTCTGCTATTTTTTGTGTATGGTATCATATCTTGTGCGATTTCAATCACAGGGATGGTATTGATTTCTCCTATTATAGAGAAACGTCTTAATTTAGCAACAAAGATGATCTTGCTGGAGTTATTAGACACGAATAATCCAATTTTAAAACGTATGGCAATAGAAGCACCCGGTACTTTTCATCATTCCATAACTGTGGGTATCTTAGCGGAAAGTGCTGCTGAAGCAATTGGTGCAAATCCTTTATTGGCTAGGGTAGCTAGCTATTATCATGATATTGGAAAGTTAGAAAATCCATACATCTTTATCGAGAATAATAGTGATGCAACAAAAATACATGATGATATGGAGAGTTATGAAAGTGCTGCTAACATTAAGAACCATGTTTTAGAAGGTCTAAGTTTGGCTAAAAAAAACAGACTTCCGGAACAGGTTATAGATATTATCAAACAACATCATGGTGACAGCAAAGTAGCATATTTTTATAATAAAGCAAAGGAAAAGAATACCACTATTGAAGATGAAACGATCTATCGGTATTATGGTCCTAAACCTCAAACAAAAGAAGCTGCGTTGGTTATGATTGCCGATATTGTAGAATCAACAGCAAAATCACAAATGCATCAACATACTGAAGAATCACTTAAAAAGATTATTAATGATACGATCCAAAGATTGATCTTAGAAGAACAACTTTCAGAAACACCGATCACTTTAAGAGAGTTGGAAATAACTAAAAGCTATATGCTACCGATTATCATCGGTATATATAGAAAAAGAATTGAGTATCCGGAATATCAAACTAATCAATAAAACAACCTATTCTGTTGACAGAAAGGTCTTTATAAAGCTTTTGGATTCTATAGCTCAGTATGAGAAAGAATTAGAAGGTAAAGACATTGATGTATGTCTTGTTGGAGAAAGAGAAATTAAAAGTCTAAATAAAAGATTTTTTGGCAGGGATACTGTCACTGATGTTTTAACCTTTCACAGCGAATTTGCTTTACTACCCTATTTAGGTGAAATTGTGATAAACATAGAGAGTATCATGAAAGAAAGAGATTCAGGTAATCTAGAAGAATTGAATAGAGTTTTCATTCATGGGGTATTACATCTATTAGGTTTTGACCATATCAACACAGAAGCTGGCAAACAGATGTCCGATAAAGAAAGTTTTTTGTTAAAAAATCTAAATTAGGATCAGAGTTTTCATGTTTAGTGATTTAAATTATCTAAAAATACTTGGCTTTTTATTCCTCTCTGCCTACTTTTCAGGATCTGAGACAGCTTTTTTCTCTATTGGCAAGATTCAACAAAAGAAACTGGAAATGCAACATGATCATTCCTCCAATAGAACTTTACGTTTACTCAATAAACCAAGGCAACTTCTTATAACAATTCTATTGGGAAATACTATTGTAAATGTAGCTGCTTCTTCGATAGCAGCTGTCATCACTGTTACTTATGCTCAACATTTTTGGCCTGATAAGCAGATCCCTATCTGGATGCTCATACTATCAATGGTTATTATGACTATTTTGCTGGTTTTTTTTGGGGAGATTACTCCCAAGTTATTTGCTATCTCACATGCTGAAAGATTTGCTAAATATTCGGGCTTTTTCATAGAACTTCTTAAATACATTTTTTATCCTATCATTCAATTGTTAGTCATTATAAGTAAACTTTTTTCAATTAAAGTTGATCATTTCTCTGATGCTCATACTAATTTCACGACAGAAGATCTAAAAAATCTGCTCGATTCCAAATCACGATATCATCCCCTAAATGATAGTGAGAAGAAAATTATCTCGGGAATCTTTAAGTTCACTTCCACCGAAACAAAGAAAATCATGGTACCGAGGGTTGATATAAAGGGAGTTTCTATCGAAGAAAGCATCGAATCTATTAGTGAACAGATTATCAACTCCGGGTATTCCAGACTACCGGTGTATAATAAGAATATTGATGATATGGTCGGCATTATTTATGCTAAAGATATTATACTTAATCCTGATAATCAAACTATTGATAAGTTGCTCAGAAAACCGATATTTGTGACTGAAAATACTAAGATACAAACACTTTTAAATCTTTTCAGGGCAAGAAAGACTCATATGGCAATAGTAGTGGATGAGTATGGTGGGACTTCAGGTTTAATTACTCTGGAAGACATATTAGAAGAGCTCGTTGGAGAAATTGTCGATGAATACGATCAAGAGATCCCTCATCTAAATCGCCTATCCGAAAATGAGTTTCTTGCCAGCGGTATGTTAAATATTACAGATCTTAATGAGGAGTTGAATTTAAATATTGATGCCGACAAGTATGATAATCTAGCTGCTTTTCTGTATGACAAATTTAACAGGGTGCCAAATATAGAAGAAAAGATCGAATACAATGAACAGGCATTGTTTATTATTGCCAGTGTTAAAGGACAACGAATAGAATCAGTAAGGATTATTCTCTATAAAGATGAAGAGTTTGAGTTTTAAGACATTATTGCTCATAGTGCTTATTTTGAGTATCTCTGGTGGAGATTTGCTTTTTTCAGCAGATGAAGTCGTTGATACTAATATTCAATTCACTTTTGCTATACGTTATCTGGGTCTGAAAGTAGCAGATGTTCGGTTAAATGACACAAGAACCCAAAATGAAGGAAGAATCGACGTAATAGCAAAATCAGTTTCTTTAGGAAATATACTTTTTAAGATCAACAATAAATACTCTGTAGAATATCAAAGAGATTACATTCCTTATAGTTATAGTAAGTCAATCGAGCAAAAGAACTTTACTCAAGAAAAAACGACTCTTTGGTTTCCTCTGGAAAAGAGAATGGAAATTAAAGTTGATAATACATTAGCCAGCCATTTTCATTATGAGGAAGAGCAATTCCATGACTTCTTCTCAGCTCTGCTTTATATCAGAGATCATATTGTATCTAAAGAACCACAAGATATATATATATATGCTAATAGCAACTTTTGGGTTGCTCAAATCAGCAAATTAGGAGAGGATAAAATAGGTAAGAGAAATACTATCAAATATAGTATTAACTTTCAACAGAGTAGCAATAATCAGAAACAAAGAAGTGATGTCTTAACCAATAATATCATCAAAGAAGATAACACTCTATATCTCTGGTTTACCGATGATGATGAACGATTGCCTTTGCAAGCAGAATATGATACATCTCCCTTTTCAGTATTTTGGACTTTGGAGAGTTATGAGATTTCCTCACCCATTAGTTATCAGAATAGAAATTTCGAGTAATGCTTGAAGGTAATCAGAAAAAAAAATTCTTAACAATCCTGTTTGTTTTTTGGTGTGTAATTATTTTTCTACTCTCTGTAGTTCCTACTGATGAAACACCACTTTCCTCAATAACTTTTATAGATAAGATAGCACATTTCTTGCAGTATTTGATTTTTGCTTTGCTTTACTACTTTATGAGATCATACCAGCAAAGATCTGCTGAAAAAATCATCAGAGAGTTAATCTTTTTATCAATCATAATCTCAATAACAAACGAATTTATTCAAATCCCAATACCGGGAAGAGAATTTTGCTTGCTTGATATTGCAGCAAATTTTATCGGTTTCTTAGTAGTAATCATTTATCTTATTATGAGAACCAAAAAGAAAAAATGGCTAAGAAATGAAAGGAATGAGAAATAATTATATACCTTTGACAGACGTCTGGAAGTGGCGTTTTGTCGAAGAAACGATACACAGTGTAATGAGTTTTTTTAACTACAATGAAGCTAGACCACCCATTTTAATTTCGAATGATGTTATCAAAAAGATATACTATTCTTTTAGTGATAAAAAGGGATTGGATAATTTGATCAGTAAGCTGTATCAAATAGAATCCGAAGAGAAATTGAGTTTAAGACCAGATGGAACGGTAACCTATCTGAGTCAATACAAGAAGCTTTCTGATGATAGATCAATTAATAGAATTTACTACATAGGACCGATGTTCCACCGATCTAATAGCGAATCAGCTTCTGATGGGCAATTCCATCAATTCGGCGCTGAAGCCCTTGGAAGTAGTTCCTATATAATTGATGTAGAAGTTATTCGACTCGGTTTAAATATCTTTAAGAAATTTGGACTGACCGATGTTAAACTCGAGTTAAGTAGTTTCGGTTGTGAAGTATGCAGACCATCATATATCAAAGAGTTGACACATTACTGGAAAGGATTGGATAACAAGTTGTGTAAAAAATGTAGTACTGATTACACCCCCTACAAAATTGAAAGTGCTGATTGTAAAAATTGCCAAAACCTATGGGAAAAAAGCCCTTCGATTTTTGACTATTTATGTAAGGATTGCCAAGAAAACTTTGGATTAATAAAAAGAGCATTAGCAAATCTCATGATTACTTATACAATAAACCCTAAAATCAAGATGAATTTCGAATACTATAATCAGATAGTTTTTAGGTATCGCACGGTAAATAACAAAAAAAACCACTATATTGGTAGTGGTGGAAGATATGATTATTTAGCTAAAAGCATTACAGGGAAAGTATTACCAGCAATTGGGTTGTCGTCAAATACAGAAGAATTGATATCTTTGTTAGAAGAGAAAAAACTCTTTCCTGAGCAGACTAATTTATTCAAGGTTTATATCATGGCAACTCACCTGGATCTAGAAATAACTTTGCTGCAAATAGTACAAGAATTACACGATAATAACATTAAAGTTATTATTGGAACTACAGAGTCTAATTATCATAATCAATTAAAAGTTGCTCAGAATGATGGTTCTTCTTTGATGATTGTTATTGATAATGAGATGATTAGAGAAGGGAAAGCTACAATCTATAATCTTGTAAAGAATCACAAAGAAATCATCAATATAAGTGATATACTAAAAAATGTACTACGGCTTAAAAAAGCTCTAAGTAACGATGTTTATTAAGAGGAGAATCATATGAAAGCAATTCATACTTATGGAGCCCCAACTGCTATTGGTCCTTATTCTCAGGCAACTTTCAAAAAAGGGTTTTTATTTATATCAGGTCAGATTGGTATAGATCCAGCAACCGGACAACTTGGTAAATCTTTTGAAGCCCAAGCAGATCAAATATTCACAAGCTTAAGTAACATTCTTAATGCAGCTAACATGTCTTTTAGAAATGTTGTGAAAGTTACCATCTTTATCGAAGATTTAATGAATTTCGAATCTCTTAATAAAATTTATGCTCGAAATTTCAGTGAACCTTATCCTGCTAGAGAGACAGTACAAGTATCTCGCTTACCGCTTAATGCAGCTTTAGAAATATCACTAATTGCTTGTGATTTATAAGAGATTATTAGAAAATTTCTGATCCGGTTTTAACTGGTTTTCTTTCTTTTCAGAGTGATCACAATTTCATATTGATTAGGTGGTTTATCCCAAATCTCTTGAGATAAGTACTCTTTAGGGTTATCAATAATCTCTTGTTCTGACACTTCCTGTACTTTTTGGTCTTTATCAAGTACCCAATAATGTTTGACTTTTTTTGTATCAGTATCGGTAATCTTCTTTTTTGTCGGCATAAGTTCTCCTTTTATTTCATAATCTGGATAAGATTGGATATATTCGGACAGCATTTCATAAGAAACACTGTCCATATAGAGTTTACATCTATTAGGACAGTTTAGAGCACAAACAAAAATGCTCTCAAATCTCCTTGTTAGAGGACAAATCAAGTTAGTTTTTTTCTTTATCTGTTCTTCGGACATTAATCAGTTTATTTTATTAACTCAAGCTTTTTAAGAACCTCTTCAACCTTTTGCAGGTTTTCTGATTCTAAAAAGTATAATGGTAAACGAATCTCTCTTTCTATATATCCCATCAGGTGTAAAGCTTCCTTAACAGGTATAGGGTTTGTTTCGATGAATAGTACTTGGTTCAGTTCCAGTAAATCCAGATGTATTGCTTTCGCTTTTTCATAATCTCCTTTCAAGCAGAGATTGATCAATTTGCTCATCAGAGAGGGCACAATATTTGCTGTAACCGAGACCGTTCCTTTACCACCGCAACACATAATAGGAAGATTCAGCATATCTTCACCTGATAGTAGAGAAAAATCCTTTGGAGCGTATTTAATAATCTTGGTTATTTGAGCAATATTGCCACTGGCTTCTTTAATTGCGACTATTCGTTCACAATCTTCAGCCAGCCGGATTACAGTTTCTGCTGTTATATTAATACTGGTTCGTCCGGGTACATTATAGATAACCAATGGAATATCTGTCTCTTCGTAAACTTTTTTAAAGAAGTAATACATTCCTTTTTGAGTCGGTTTGTTATAATAAGGTGTGATAACAAGTGCATAATCAGCGCCTAACTGTTGTGCTTTCAATGTTTCAGCAATTGTCTTAGACAAATTATTTGTTCCCGTTCCAACCATGACAGGTATTTTACCAGCTAACTTTTGAATAACATATCTGACAAAATATTCCTTTTCGTCACCAGCTAAAGTGGGAGATTCTCCAGTAGTACCACTGAGTAATATTCCATCTGTTTTACTTTCTAAATGAAAATCGAGAAGACGATCAACTGCATTATAGTCGATATCGTTATTCTTAAAAGGGGTTACCAAAGCAACAATAGAACCTTGAAGCATTTTTCCTCCTATTATTTTTTATTGGAAAGAGAGTTGCCGCCAAGCTTCATATAATATGACGGCTACACTGTTAGCAAGGTTTAGTGATCTTATATCTTCAGTCATGGGGATCCTTATAGTTTGTTCCGGATACTTATGAATTAATTCTGATGGTAGTCCTTTTGTCTCAGGTCCGAACATAAACACATCTCCTCTTTCGTATTCAATATCTGTATGTATATACTTCCCTTTAGTTGTACAGAGGTATATATTTTGCGACTTGTACTTTTCAAAGAATAGTTCGATATTTTCGTGAAACTCCAGATTTAGTTTATCCCAATAGTCCAATCCGGCACGTTTCAGGTACTTATCAGTCAAAAAAAACTTAATCGGCTTTATCAAGTGAAGTTTAGCATTACAGCCGACACAAATTCTTCCTATATTACCAGTATTTGAAGGTATTTCTGGATTGAAAAGTGCAACATGAAAGTTTAATTGATCATTACTTCTATCCATCGCATTAACCATCTATCCATAAGTTGGGGACTAATATCCACCAAATCTAATTTATCATTTAATATCGTTTGCGGTATTGGTACTTCATTAAAAGAGGTCGGTAGTATAACATTCTTATTAACTGGAAACATCCATTGGGAAGTGGGAATGCTTTTCTGAAACTCTATCGTTAGCATAAAATCAATAAATCTCTTAGCTAATTCGAGATTAGGGGTGTCTTTAACAATGCCAGCACCTTCAATTTGCATAAAACCACCTTCCTGTGGAATAAAAGCTTTATAGCGATCAGTATTCTCAGTTTCAATATGATATGCTGGGCTCGTAGAATAACTAAGAACTATTGGGACTTCACCCGCTAACAACATGCTGTATGCTTCATCCCAAGAGGATGAGACAGTCAAAATGTTGTTCCTTATACTGCGCCAGAAATGTATATATCCATTTTCTCCAAAAGTAGCGATAGTCCACAATAATAATCCTAAACCGGGACTGGAAGTACGAGGATCTGAGATTACTATTTTATTCTTCCAGATACCATCCTGAATATTACCAAATGTTGCAGGAGGTTTATCAATTATATAAGAATCATAAACGAAGGCAAAATAACCATAGTCATAAGGTGTCAGGTGATTAGTCTTATCAAAATGAAAGATCTCCGGAATATTATTCATGTTTTCTGATCTATAAGGCATTAGCACCTTCTCGTGCAAAACTCTGCCTAACATTATGTTATCCAACCCTATAACGATATCAGCTTGAGGGTTATTCTTTTCCATAATAAGGCGATTCAAGATATTACCAGCATCTCCGACACTTTCAACTATAACTTTTGATCCTGTTTTTTCTTCGAACAATGGAATGGTTGCATCTGCTAATCCCCAAGTTACAAAACTATCGTAAGTATATATCTTCAGAATATTTGCTTCTCTGCTACTTCTAATACTTTGCTCTTTTTTGGTGCAACTAGTCATTGAAACATTAATGAGTAAAAATAATATTAATATCAGGTTTCCTGATAAGGTCCGCAAAATATTTTTTCCCGATTTAATCATCAATATCCTCCGAATAAAACTGCAGCTACAATAAAATCCATTAACAGAATTAGTATTGAAGAATAAACAACACTCAAGGTCGCTACTTTACCAACCCCTTCTGCTCCACCTTCGGTACGACTACCACAATAACAGGCAATAGAAGTTATCACTAAACCAAAGAAAAAAGCTTTTACCAGACCACCCCATAAATCCATCGGTCTGAAATAGTTTTTCATATTAACAAAAAAGGTATAAGCATTCAGATCATACTTGAGTTTGGAGACAAAGAAAGCTGAGACAATACCGATAAGGTTAGCATAGATTGTTAACAGAGGCAGTATTATTATTCCGGCAATAATTCTGGGTAGATAGAGGTAATCGTTAGGATCAACACCCATACTTTTCATGGCATCAATCTGTTCGCTGACCTTCATAGTGCCTATCTCTGCTGCTATTGCAGCACCGATCTTACCGGATAACACTAAAGCAGTTAGAACAGGAGCCAGTTCAGTCATTGTTGATTTCCCCACCATAACGCCTATCAAGCTTTGGGGTATGTATCCGCGAGTTTGATATGATGCTTGAACGGCAGTGACTAATCCGGTAAATCCTGAAGTAACTGTAATCAGAAGTAAAGAATCATAACCCATTTTTCTCAATTGTTTAGTAAACTCGTAAAACCGGTTAAAGATTTTAGGTATTTTTGAGAGCACTGTCAGAGTAAATGAGATATAACTCCCCAATTGATAAATACTATTGATGATTAGTGAATTATAGATCATAGATGTTCTTGTTTTTCCAAATCAGTAAATGCTGTATTATCTTCAACAAATCTCATTTCTATCTCACCGGTTTTTCCATGACGGTTCTTTGCTATGATAATATTGGCTCTATCGGCATTTTCTTCTGTCTTTTTATATTTTGCTTCTCGATATATAAACATTACTAAATCTGCATCCTGCTCGATTGCTCCAGACTCTCTAAGATCTGAAAGTCGTGGTCTTTTATCTTCTCTGTTTTCCAGAGCACGGTTGAGCTGGGAAAGGGCAATAACAGGCACCTGTAGCTCTTTTGCCAAGATCTTCATACTTCGTGATATTTCAGAAATTTCCTGCTGCCTGTTCTCAACATTTCGTCTGGAAGATGCCATTAATTGCATATAGTCAATTATTATCAATCCTAAACCATCTTGCTCGGCTTTTAATCTTCTTGCTTTTGCTCTTAGATCTAGAGGAGAATTAGTACCGACATCATCTAAAAAAATATCTAATTTGCTGATCTTTTCCGCTTGTTCTATGATCCCTCTTCTCTTATGCTGATCTAGACCATGACCGGTTAACATGTTATCCATCGAGACCATAGATTTTGTGCTGATCATACGGAGTAAAACCTCTTCCACAGACATCTCCATAGTGAAAATTCCAACTTTGGTATTCTGCCGGAGAGCAGTATTCAGGGCAATATTTAAAGCAAAAGCCGATTTCCCCATACCGGGTCTGGCAGCTATTACTATTAACTGACCCGGTCTGAAGCTTCCGATAACTCTGTCGAGAGTATGAAAACCGGTTGTAACACCAATACCCAGCCCACCTTTTTTCATGATCTCTTCTATATGCTCAAGAACCTCGGTCATCCGGTCTCCGGTCTTTACAAAACCCTGTATTTTAGAAGACTCAGTGATCTTGAAGATAGCATTCTCAGCATAATCGATCAGGTCTTCTGTTGAGAATTCACCTTCATAACTCTTTTCTACTATCTTGTTAGCTGTTAAAATTAACTCTCGAAGCAGATATTTATCAGTAATGATTTTTGTGTGAAATTCAAAGTGAGCACCACTGACTACACAATCATAGATATCTGATAAGTACTCTTTACCCCCAGCTTTTTCTAAATTGCCACTGCTTTCTAAATGATTTTGTAGAGTAATCAAATCAATGGACATTTGATTCTCAAAAAGAGCTCTCA
It includes:
- the trmL gene encoding tRNA (uridine(34)/cytosine(34)/5-carboxymethylaminomethyluridine(34)-2'-O)-methyltransferase TrmL — encoded protein: MDRSNDQLNFHVALFNPEIPSNTGNIGRICVGCNAKLHLIKPIKFFLTDKYLKRAGLDYWDKLNLEFHENIELFFEKYKSQNIYLCTTKGKYIHTDIEYERGDVFMFGPETKGLPSELIHKYPEQTIRIPMTEDIRSLNLANSVAVILYEAWRQLSFQ
- a CDS encoding ABC transporter permease produces the protein MIYNSLIINSIYQLGSYISFTLTVLSKIPKIFNRFYEFTKQLRKMGYDSLLLITVTSGFTGLVTAVQASYQTRGYIPQSLIGVMVGKSTMTELAPVLTALVLSGKIGAAIAAEIGTMKVSEQIDAMKSMGVDPNDYLYLPRIIAGIIILPLLTIYANLIGIVSAFFVSKLKYDLNAYTFFVNMKNYFRPMDLWGGLVKAFFFGLVITSIACYCGSRTEGGAEGVGKVATLSVVYSSILILLMDFIVAAVLFGGY
- a CDS encoding thiamine ABC transporter substrate-binding protein, which gives rise to MIKSGKNILRTLSGNLILILFLLINVSMTSCTKKEQSIRSSREANILKIYTYDSFVTWGLADATIPLFEEKTGSKVIVESVGDAGNILNRLIMEKNNPQADIVIGLDNIMLGRVLHEKVLMPYRSENMNNIPEIFHFDKTNHLTPYDYGYFAFVYDSYIIDKPPATFGNIQDGIWKNKIVISDPRTSSPGLGLLLWTIATFGENGYIHFWRSIRNNILTVSSSWDEAYSMLLAGEVPIVLSYSTSPAYHIETENTDRYKAFIPQEGGFMQIEGAGIVKDTPNLELAKRFIDFMLTIEFQKSIPTSQWMFPVNKNVILPTSFNEVPIPQTILNDKLDLVDISPQLMDRWLMRWIEVMIN
- the dnaB gene encoding replicative DNA helicase, with protein sequence MNERSSLKETAESTSSSMRVLPYDEYAEAAVLSAILNDYTTVAKSVIQIKEEYFYKNQHRVIFRAMRALFENQMSIDLITLQNHLESSGNLEKAGGKEYLSDIYDCVVSGAHFEFHTKIITDKYLLRELILTANKIVEKSYEGEFSTEDLIDYAENAIFKITESSKIQGFVKTGDRMTEVLEHIEEIMKKGGLGIGVTTGFHTLDRVIGSFRPGQLIVIAARPGMGKSAFALNIALNTALRQNTKVGIFTMEMSVEEVLLRMISTKSMVSMDNMLTGHGLDQHKRRGIIEQAEKISKLDIFLDDVGTNSPLDLRAKARRLKAEQDGLGLIIIDYMQLMASSRRNVENRQQEISEISRSMKILAKELQVPVIALSQLNRALENREDKRPRLSDLRESGAIEQDADLVMFIYREAKYKKTEENADRANIIIAKNRHGKTGEIEMRFVEDNTAFTDLEKQEHL